The DNA region GCAAGTATTATTAAGATGATATTTGCTATTAAATTGGCCAGATGTCACACTTATCATTTGTATTTTCCGCTGTCACAATACGCTGTGGCTAGCCCCAGTTTCTGTCATGTATTGTCATTACACTGTCATAATAAAACATGAgcggcacaaactggggcttgGCTATGACTATTATTCATGATGATtgatattttacacatattgaTAAATTATTTGTAATGTTGTCCATCGTATGTCGAAAGCAAGCaaatacataacaaaacatCTTGGGCCTCTTCAGGCCATATTAGGATTCATTAATGAGTTTGTTCACATTGTGGTTGCCCCTTATCACCTTTACAGACCTTAGGAAGGGAGATGAAATTAACACCAGCTATTATGTTGGTCAGACTGATTCTGGCTCATAGTCTATGTTgcatttttaatctgtttctAGTTTCTGAATGGCTTCGTCCTTTAGTTTATGCTTTGTGCCCAAGCATAtaagaagttgtttttttctctccagtaGCACCATAAATAGTGAGGCATTATGGGCAACACAAGTGACAGGGTGGCTGGAGATCGCCATGGAGCCAAGGCCCACCGCTCAGACAGCAGCGGCAGTCACAAAGACCATGAACCCAGCTGTAAGATGGTGGACAGCACAGATGACCCCAACATCTTCAACACCCATGGGCCAGAGTCCAAGGTACTGTTGGAAAATACAGATCATTGTACAGAATCTTGTTTGTTCTGCAGGAATACCTATCAGATTTCTATGCCATTTGTTAGATatgatgggaaaaaaacagcttATAGTTGagatattaattaattcattgcTTTTAGGCGTTAGGAGAGAAAGAATTCACCCCAGATCTGGGTGACCTGGTGAAAACTGCTCCTCAGGCTCGACCAACGGTCATCCGCTGGGCCGGAGGGGGAAAGGAGGTCTACATAGCTGGTTCCTTTAATAACTGGAATACGAAGATACCACTAAATAAGAGGTAaacaggttttgttttcttgttgtagGCATGCTCTAAATGTCAGTGCATTCTCACTCTCACGGCCTCAAAGGCATCCCGTGCAAATGATCTCAGCTTATACATTTTAGCTCCAACTGCGTGCAACAGTTGTAGAGTTTTAACTAAGAGGAAAGCCCAGTATTGCACTAAtgctctttctttccttttcctccaaAGCCATAATGACTTTGTAGCGATCCTGGACCTGCCAGAAGGAGAGCACCAGTACAAGTTTTTTGTAGATGGACAGTGGGTCCACGATCCCTCAGAGGTACAGcagtgtcatttttattttattgtcattttcatgTTACAAGTATACATGTTcattaacttcttttttttcaccatttagattgaaatgtagaaaaaaaacctttgtaTTTTGTAT from Siniperca chuatsi isolate FFG_IHB_CAS linkage group LG13, ASM2008510v1, whole genome shotgun sequence includes:
- the prkab2 gene encoding 5'-AMP-activated protein kinase subunit beta-2 — encoded protein: MGNTSDRVAGDRHGAKAHRSDSSGSHKDHEPSCKMVDSTDDPNIFNTHGPESKALGEKEFTPDLGDLVKTAPQARPTVIRWAGGGKEVYIAGSFNNWNTKIPLNKSHNDFVAILDLPEGEHQYKFFVDGQWVHDPSEPVVTSQLGTINNLIQVKKSDFEVFDALQVDSLECSDTSDLSSSPTGPYGQEQYIFRPEEHFKAPPILPPHLLQVILNKDTNISCDPALLPEPNHVMLNHLYALSIKDGVMVLSATHRYKKKYVTSLLYKPI